The following nucleotide sequence is from Pedobacter sp. PACM 27299.
TCCAGGGTAATCTCGGTCACCTTTTTTCTCAGCCGTTCAGGAATTTGTTGCAATACAGAAATCACCGTTTCGGCTTTAGTTCCCGCTACAATAGCCACGATAGCCCCTTTTTTACCTTTAGCAGCTTTATTGGTGATAATAGTATAAAGTTCACCATGGGACAGACTGGTTTCATCAATGGAGAGCTGTTCACCAAGATTCTCCGGGTATAATAGCCATTGTTTTGCATGTGCTTTTTGATCCCAGCTTTTAAAGTCGCTGAGGTAATCACGGTACTGACGAAGCAGGTTTTTGACCTTTACACCATAAAATGAACTGATCGTATCAACGCTACTCGGGGCTGTATCGATTGATTTCTTTTAAAAAAGCCGCGAAATCTCCTGTCATTCGCGTTCCTTTCTCAACTAAAGTCCAATCCCGGTAGATCACTTTGCCGCTTTCCAAATTGATCCAGCGCCGGCGTTTGATATGATAGAAGACCTTATGTCCACGAATGGGGAAATCCTGAACCACGATCTGCGGGAAAAAACCTTTTGACTGCACCTTGAGCGAGCCCCATTCTGTAGGCAGTTGATTGAGTTCTTCCAACTGAATATGAAAAGTGTCAGGGTCTTCAATGGCATTGGTAAATTCAAAATTCTCTATGATAAATTCCGGTAAAAACAGACGAAGTAAAGTGGTGCTCGCAGAAGGCATAAATAAAATGGGATATAGATAGACAAAGCTATAATTTTATCTCTTGCTCCACAACTTTTGGCATTGATCCGATTTTGCATGATTTTGATATGGTTTGTAAATAAAAAAAACCTGCTAATCTTTCGATTTGCAGGTTTTTAGTAGGTTTTGATACCTTAGCGGAGAGTGGGGGATCGACCGAAACCGATCCTAAATACTCTTTAGCCTATATTTTATATCTTTTTTGTTCTTAGGGCACCTAATTGGGGCACCATCAAAACAACACAAAATCGCTATTCCTTGTTCATCTACAATTTACGCAAATAATTGTAAGTAAGCAATTAAAAGCACATTTTAATGTATTGTGTTTATAGCCTCGTTTTTATGTTTAGTTATTTTTCAGCGTGTAATCCAATTCTGTTTCGTTCGGTGTCCATAATTATGGCAATAAATCCTGGCGGAATTTGCATTTTAGGTGCAATAATCTTTCCTCCTGCCTGCTCTACTTTGTCAAGAACTGTTTGTATACTTGGGCTTGCATTGATATAAATTAATGTGCCTTGTAATGACGGGCTATTTCCTTCTGATTTCGACAATACACCAGTAACCCTCCCTGAGGTTGCTTGGATTACATTTGGATTATACGGAAAGAAAACACTTTCATCATTTCCATCTGTTTTCTTAATCATTTCAATATCTAAAATGGTTTCGTAGAAAATTTTTGCCCTTTCAATGTCGGATACAGGAATTTCAAACCATGTCAGTACGTTGGTTTCTTCGTCAATTTTTTTTAATAGTTGTTTGCTTGTCTCCATGTTTTTTAACATTTGCTTATTTATTTGTGTTCTTTGCGAAGGTCAAAAATATGTATGATCTAATCCTGTGACGATCGTCACAAAATTATACAAGAGTTCTTCGTTTTCGTATCCTGCTTAATGTTTCCCTTGCTACGCCAAGAAATGATGCCAATTGTGAAAGTGAAACTCTTTGTAAGATGTCAGGATGGTTGACTTCTAAGTACTTTAAACGTTCCTGAGCTGAATAAAGTTTGAATAAGGTTGAAAATTCTTCTTGTTTCGATGCGAATAGACGTATGCAATTGCGTCCTAAAGCTTCTATTTCATTTGTTTGTTTGGCAGCTTTAAATAATTTCTGTTTGTCAAAAATTACGACTGTTAATGGTTCGCAAGCGATGATGTTAAATTCTGATTTTTCTCCGCTACCAAAGCTGTTGATGTTTGTTGCGATGTCATTTTCAAAGAAGAACGCTGTGTTTTTTTTTGCTCCGTCAATTTCATAATAACTCTTACAGTAGCCTAAGTCAATATAAAATAAAGAATTGCAAATCTGTCCTTCATGTAGTAAAAAATCATTCTTCTTAAACTGTTTTTTTGATAACGCAGGTTGTAGCAATTCCCAACTTTCCTCAGAAAATTCAGTTATTGAGTGAATATATTTTAAAAGATTGTTCATTTATAATAGGTGGGGGTGAAAGAGCCGTACTTAATAAGTACGCACAGCTGTAGTGCATTTTTAATATTTGTGATGTAATTTATTGATTCTTTACAAGAATATAAAACTATCCTAAATATCATTTTTAATCCTTTCTGAAAATTGGACTGTATAAACCCCTTTCTCTGTTTTGAGGTGTTAAAGGGGAGAGGATTAAATAAATTCCAGTTTGTTGAAAGTGATTTGTGCTTTTGGGATCATCAATAACTTAAAAGGGCTTGCGGGTGAGCGATAGAATAGGGCACCTCATAGGACACAAGATATTGCGAAATTTTGTGTGATTTTGATAGGGTCTACAAAATAAAAATGCCTTAAACATAAGTTTAAAGCATTTTTGTGTGGTTTTGATACCTTGGCGGAGAGTGGGGGAATTGTACCCACGGTTAAAATCCCGCTTTATTATGGTGTCTGGATGGTTTGTAATTGTCGACTCACCGAATCACTCACCGCCATCTCTGTTTTTATAACTGCAAATGCTATACTGTAAAATTATTCATAATTTCCAGTATATCAAATAGTTGATTTCGTTTTTTTTAGGTTCTGGAGTTTTTTTTATGGTTCTGGAGCCAAAGGGATTGTGTTTTTGTCTTTAACTGGTTGTTTGTGAGGTTCTTGTTGGTTTTTTTTCTGCTTTGACTCACTCAACTTGAAAATGCTACCCCTTTGTTAAGAGTTCTATTCTAGTCGGGACCACTTATTTAGCCAGTATTTATACATAACTACTGGCTTTTTTATGCCATGGTGCGAGAAAAAGGGCGAGTAGATTTGACGATGATCGGTCTTCAAATGATTCAATTTGAGCTTTTGGGTTGATTTTTTAACTTCATCAAATTGCATTCCTTAGAGTTCAAGAAATCAAAATCCATGTATAAATAAAAATTATTTTAAAATACTTTTTTGGCAGATTTCTTTGTTTTATATTATTCAACTCCTATAATTCGAAACTCCGGTAAGTAAATTTTGGCTTGTTCAATCACACCAGAAGAAACGTGTCTGCAAATTAGAGTTACAGTTTTTCCCTTAGTATCAAAGCCTTTCACTGCCATCTCCACCAATGCAATGTCACTGTAAACTAAGTATAAGGGAATTATAACGTAAATATCTTCACAAGTTTCTGTTACTTTAATCTTGAATTCACCTTTATAAAGCTCTGTTCGGTTTACCTCAATGCTGCATGGGGTAATATTTTCAAAGTGAAAGTTTTTACCTATGTAGGTCATTCTTGAAATGTTCTGCCCAAATTCATGATAATAAACCCAAATAATTTTATCACCTTCCAATTTTCGCATTGCGGCAGCAGCCCAGGTACCTCCAGTACCGTGTGTTAGGCTTAGCTTCGGATTAAACTTTGCACCATTATCAATTAGAGTTATATTATCATCAGCTATGAGTATTTTTACTTCTGTCGCCTTGCCATGAGATAAAGCATTACGTGTCAGTTCTATTATCAAATCTCTTAATATATGTGCATTTTCTTTACCCCAGGATAACTCTACTCCGCAATCCTTTAATAGATCTCCGATTGTTTGAGAATCGGTATCCATACTACCAACGTTAATTGTTTCAGCGATTAACTCCCGGAACGCAAAATGTTTAGATGCTGCGTCATAATTACAACCCTTCTCGACCATAATTCTGGCTGTTGTTTCTGCAATTTGTTTCCAGTCCTTGAGCATTTTGATTGAAAAGCGAGTTTCATCTGTATCAATGAGCTTGCCATGAGTATAACAGCACCAAATCCCATTCGCGGCACTTTTTCGATCGGCACTTTCCATATCAGGATCATATCGTCTTGCTGAGCCACCACCCGAAGCTGCGGTAATATGACAAGCCATCCCCGTTTCGCTTGTCGCTTCATCATTTTCATCACTCGGTCCAGCGGTTAGATTTCCACATCCTAAAAAGGAACAATGGTAACCAACCCGTTTTGCTAATACTCTTTTGGTCTCTAAATTGAAATTATCTGTCCTTGGCATATTTTAAGAATAAGTGTCGTATCTGTTAAGGAAGCCTTAAATGGTGGTGTGTTAATTTTTCATAGATGTATTCAAGGGTATCATTTTCCAGCAGCTTTGCTAATGCTAAATCAACTATCTTCCCTTTAACCACTTGTCCAAATGTTTTCTTGTTTAAGGTCTTGTGTAGCTCCTTTAGTTCTTCTATTTCGTTAAAAATAATTTCCTGTCCATAGCCGAGCTTGGTTAACTTATCCAGAATTTCATCAATATTCGCATTAATCACTGCTGCATTGTCATCTATTGAGCTGTAATCTTCAATGTAAGTTCTACGCTTTTCCTCTACAAAAATTCTTCCATTGAGTGTAATAGACGCAGAGACACGCCGGATATGCATTGCATTAACCAGCCCATTATCTTCAAGCATTTTCACATATTCCCTTTCTTCACCATATTGAATAGCTATTCCATTAGACTCTAATATAAATGCGACATCGTAATATCGGCCATCCCTTAGTTCATAAAGCTTTTCAAGTATAAGTTCCAACCTTTCGT
It contains:
- a CDS encoding ISAon1 family transposase N-terminal region protein, coding for MPSASTTLLRLFLPEFIIENFEFTNAIEDPDTFHIQLEELNQLPTEWGSLKVQSKGFFPQIVVQDFPIRGHKVFYHIKRRRWINLESGKVIYRDWTLVEKGTRMTGDFAAFLKEINRYSPE
- a CDS encoding Crp/Fnr family transcriptional regulator, whose translation is MNNLLKYIHSITEFSEESWELLQPALSKKQFKKNDFLLHEGQICNSLFYIDLGYCKSYYEIDGAKKNTAFFFENDIATNINSFGSGEKSEFNIIACEPLTVVIFDKQKLFKAAKQTNEIEALGRNCIRLFASKQEEFSTLFKLYSAQERLKYLEVNHPDILQRVSLSQLASFLGVARETLSRIRKRRTLV
- a CDS encoding VOC family protein, whose translation is METSKQLLKKIDEETNVLTWFEIPVSDIERAKIFYETILDIEMIKKTDGNDESVFFPYNPNVIQATSGRVTGVLSKSEGNSPSLQGTLIYINASPSIQTVLDKVEQAGGKIIAPKMQIPPGFIAIIMDTERNRIGLHAEK